Genomic window (Streptomyces sp. NBC_00078):
TGTCGTACGGCTGCAGGGTGGGGCGTGGTCCGAGGACGAGCTGCGGGAAGTCCGTGGCGCCGGTCATGATGTCGCCGCCGACGAAGTTGGGGTTGTACTCGGCGAACCCGCGCGTGGTGCGTACCGCGGTGGCGACGATGCGGTCCCGGAAGCCGGGGGCGAACCGCTCGATCTGCGCGATGACCGCCGACCTGGCGTCACCGGTGTAGCCGTGCGGGACATGGGCGTACGACCACACGGGGTGAACGTCGCCGACCGAGCGCGAGGGGTCGGCCAGATACTGCTGTCCGACCAGGACGAAGGGGCGGGCCGGCATCCGCCCGGCGTGGATGTCCCGCTCCGCGGCGGCGATCTGCGCGTACGTGCCGCCGACGTGCACCGTCCCCGCCCGCCGCGCCGCCTCGGCCCGCCAGGGCACTCCGTGCTCGACCGCGAAGTCGACCTTGAAGGCACCCGGTCCGTGCCGGTAGCGCCGGTAGGCGCGGGCGATACGGACCGGCAGCAGATCGCCGAGGACGTCGGCGAGAGCCCTGGGCGCCACGTCCCAGACGGTCACGTCCGCGCGCGGAAGCTGGGCGACGGTCCGCACCCGCACGCCGGTCTCGATCTTCCCGCCGAGTTCGAGCAGGAGGGCCGCCAGGGCGTCGGTGATGCGGCGCGAGCCTCCCACGGCGACCGCCCAGCCGTAGCGGTGTCCCGCGGTGACGACGCCCAGCCCGATGCTCGCGCTGAACGGCCGCTCCAGCGGATGGAAGGCGTGCGCCGCGGCCCCGCCCCACAGCCCCCGGGCCTCCTCCGTCCTGAACACCTTCGCCAGCAGCGACGCCGGGGCGAGCGCGGGAACGCCGAAGCGGGCGAGCCGGACCGGGTGCCGGGGCAGGCGCAGAAGCGGGCCCATGATGTCGTCGCCGAAGGTGTCGTACGCCGCTGAAGGGCCCTGGAACAGCCGACGCCAGACTCGGCCGTCGGCGCCGAGACCGGCGGCGGTCCGGGCGACCGAGCGGTGCAGCACCCCGGCCGTGCCACCGTCCAGCGGATGCACGCAGTCGATGTCCGGCCACGCCCAGCGCAGACCGTGACGGTCGAGGCCCAGCTCGTTCAGGAACGACGAGCCCACGGCCATGGGATGGATGGCCGAGCAGTGATCGTGCAGCAGCCCCGGCACGGTCGCCTCGCCGGAACGGGTGCCGCCACCGATCGTGTCCGCCGCCTCCAGCACGGTGACCCGCACACCGGCGCGAGCCAGGGCTACGGCGGCGGCCAGACCGTTGGGCCCGGCTCCCACGACGGTCGCGGTGGTCATCTCCACCTGCCTCTCCGCAGGTCTCCACCTTGCCTGCGATCCCGGCCGGGCCGCCACCCGGGGCGCCACCCGGGGCGAGCCATTCGCGCGTTCGCCACACTCCGACGACGGCGACGATCAATGAGACGGCCGGCTCAGCCAAGTGCTGTTTCAGCGCGCCAAATCGGGCGCCCTTGTTCGACCTGTCGCACATCGTTCGAAACCTCTTGACGCTGCACAGTACGCCGATTGACACTCTCGCAACACGACGTCACCGCCGTGTAACCCCAGGCTCCCGACAAGAACGTCGTCGTCGGCCCTCGTCCGTGCGCCCCTCCCGCCTCACCGTCCGTCATCAGCCATGTCTCAGCAGGGAACCTCGACATGACGCACATCGCACGACTTCGCAGCCGCGCGAGAAGCCTGGCGGGCCATCTCGCCGGACTGACCGCCGCCTCGATGCTTCTTGCCCTCGCCGGACCGGCACTCCCCGCGCAGGCGGCACAGTCCGCCGAAGTCTCGGACGTCACCGACGGACTGGCCCTGTGGTACAAGCTGGACGCCGATTCCGGGACCACCGTGAGCGACGCCTCCGGCAACGGGCGCACCGGCACGGTCAACGGCACCGCCGACTGGTCGGCATCCGGTCAGGGGCTCGCCTTCAACGGCACCGACACCTACATCAAGGTGCCGGACGACGTCATGAAGGGGATGGACTCGATCACCGTCTCCCTCGACGTACGCATCGACTCCACGCAGACCACGCCGTACTTCCTCTACGGCTTCGGCAACTCCAGCGGTGGCAACGGGAACGGCTACCTGTTCAGCACCGGCAACTCCTTCCGTGCATCGGCCGCGAGCGGCAACTGGTCGACCGAGCAGACCACCAAGCCGTCCGACTCCCACAATCTGGCCCGCTCGGTCTGGAAGCACATCGCCTACACCCAGACCGGCACCACGGGCGTGCTCTACGAGGACGGCGTCGAGGTGGGCCGCAACACCTCGGTGAGCATCACCCCCGGCGCGATCGGCTCCGGCACCACCACCGCCGACTACATAGGCAGGTCCGTCTACTCCGGGGACCAGCTCTTCAAGGGCCGCATCCGCGACTTCCGCGTATACGACCGCGCACTGGCCGGGTCCGAGGTCGAGCAACTCGCCCTCCCCGTCGACACCCAGGGCGTCGCCGACGACAAGGCGGCCCTCACCCTTGGTGACACCAGTGCCGTGACGGCGGATCTGGATCTGCCGAAGACCGGCACCGCGGGTGGCTCCAGCATCAGCTGGTCCAGCGACAACACCGACGTCGTCTCGGACTCGGGCCGGGTGACCCGCCCCGCCGCCGGTTCGCCCGACGGCCACGCCACCCTCACGGCGACCCTGAAGAAGGGCACGGTCACCGGCACCCGCACCTTCGAGGTCACCGTCCTGCCCGACCTCGACGACACCGCCGCCACCCGGCAGGCCGCCGACGCGCTGACCGTCCACAACCTGGATGACGCACGCGGCAACCTCACCCTGCCCGCCGACGGCGCCTACGGCACGAGCGTCACCTGGTCCTCCGCCGACCCCGACACGGTCTCCGCCGACGGCGTGGTCCACCGCCCCGCACATGGCGAGGGCGCCACCACCATCGGCCTGACCGCCACCGTCACCAAGGGCGAGGCGAGCACAACCCGCGTCCTGACCGCCAAGGTGCCCGAACTGCCCGCGAAGGAAGCCCTCAAGGGCTATATGTTCAGCTACTTCACCGGCGAGGGCACAGCGGACGGCGAACAGCTCTACTCCGCCCTCAGCAAGGGCAACGACCCGCTGCACTGGCGGGAGTTGAACGACGGCAAGCCGGTCCTGACCTCCACGCTCGGCGAGAAGGGCCTGCGCGACCCGTTCATCATCCGCTCCCCCGAGGGCGACAAGTTCTACCAGATCGCCACCGACCTCAGGATCTACGGCAACGGCGACTGGGACGCCGCCCAGCGCACCGGCAGCAAGTCCGTCATGGTCTGGGAGTCCACCGACCTGGTCCACTGGACGAACCAGCGGCTGGTGAAGATCTCCCCCGACAGCGCGGGCAACACCTGGGCGCCGGAGGCGTTCTACGACGCGAAGCTCGGCGAGTACGTGGTCTTCTGGGCGTCGAAGCTGTACGACAACGAGGCGCACTCCGGCGACACGTACAACCGCATGATGTACGCGACCACCCGCGACTTCTACACCTTCAGCAAGCCCAAGGTGTGGATCGACCGCGGCTACTCGGTGATCGACTCGACGATGATCCAGCACGACGGGACGTACTACCGCCTGTCCAAGGACGAGCGCAACAACACCTCCTCCACCCCCAACAGCAAGTTCATCTTCGAGGAGAAGAGCGACTCGATCCTCAACCCCTCCTGGACCGCGGTCGCGGAGGGCATCGGCAAGGGCACCATGAGCGCGGCCGAGGGGCCGTTGGTGTTCAAGTCCAACACCGAGGAGAAGTGGTACGCCTTCCTGGACGAGTTCGGTGGCCGCGGCTATCTCCCGTTCGAGACGACGGACCTCGACTCGGGCAACTGGACCCCGTCCACCGGCTACGACCTGCCCGCCAAGCCACGCCATGGCACCGTCCTGCCGGTCACCCAGGCCGAGTACGACCGCCTCCTGCGCGCCTACCAGCCCGACCAGTTGGTGCAGAGCGCCGAGAACGTGAAGGTGAAGACCAGGACCGGTCGGGCGCCGGTCCTGCCGGCCACCGTGATCGCGAAGTACGCGGACGGCGTCGAGCGGCCGGTCGCGGTCACCTGGGACGACGTCCCGGCCTCGGCCTACGCGCAGGCCGGCACCTTCACCGTGACCGGCCACCTGCCGGACGGCGCGGCGATCCCCGTGCAGGCCGAGGTCACCGTGTCCCAGGAGGGCGGCGACATCCCGGCCGGCCTGCTCCTGCACTACGCCTTCGACGAGACGGGCGGGAACATCGCGGTCGACTCCAGCGGCCACGGCTACCACGGCACGTATGTCGGCACGCCCGGCTTCGGCACCGGCGTGGACGGCGGCTCGTTCAAGATGTCCGGCGACTCCGGTTCGCCGTATGTGAAGATCCCGAACGGTGTGCTGAAGAACGCCGACAGCGTGACCGTGTCGATGTACGCCAAGTGGAAGGGCGGCAGCGGTTTCCAGTGGCTGTTCGGGCTCGGTCCTGACAGCGACAAGTACCTGTTCGCCACTCCCTCCAACGGCGGCAACAGCCTCTACTCGGCCATCACGAAAGCGAGTTGGTCGGCGGAGTCGAAGGTGACGGCAGGCTCGCAGCTGACGCCCGGCCAGTGGCGGCACGTCACCGTCACCCTGGACGGCGCGACGGGCACGATGGTCCTCTACGTCGACGGCGTCGAGGCGGCCCGTACGACGACCACCATCAAGCCGTCGGACCTGTACGACGCGAACAAGGACTACAGCGGCTACATCGGCCGGTCCCTGTACTCGGCCGACCCGTACTTCGGCGGCGAGGTCGACGACTTCCGCATCTACGACCGGGCCCTGTCGGCCTCGGAGGTCATGGAACTCAGCGGCAACACCGCGGGCATCGCCAAGGCGACGCACCCCGCACTGAAGGTGGACGCCATCGTCGACGACGCCGACAGCAAGGTCACGCTGCCCATGAAGGAGGGCACCGATCTCACCGCGCTGGCCCCGGAGTTCACCCTCGCCCACGGCGCAGCGATCAGCCCCGCCTCCGGCAGCGTGCAGGACTTCACCAAGCCGGTGGCGTACGAGGTGACGGGATCCGACGGCAAGAAGCGCACCTGGACGGTCTCGGCGCTCGTCATGAAGAGCCCGGTCCTGCCGGGTCTGAACGCCGACCCGAACATCGTGCGGTTCGGTGACACCTTCTACATCTACCCGACGACCGACGGCTTCGACGGCTGGAGCGGTACGCAGTTCAAGGCGTACTCCTCCACCGACCTGGTCCACTGGAAGGACCACGGCGTCATCCTCGACCTGGGTCCCGACGTCAGCTGGGCGGACAGCAGGGCCTGGGCGCCGACGATCGCCGAGAAGGACGGGAAGTACTACTTCTACTTCTGCGCCGACGCCAACATCGGGGTCGCGGTGTCCGATTCGCCGACCGGTCCCTTCAAGGACGCGCTGGGTCACCCGCTCCTGAAGGCGGGCCAGTTCAGCGGCCAGATGATCGACCCGGCGGTCTTCACCGACGACGACGGACAGTCCTACCTCTACTGGGGCAACGGACATGCCTACGTGGCTCCGCTGAACGACGACATGACCTCCCTCGACACCTCGAAGATGAAGGACATCACGCCCAGCGGCTACAACGAGGGCTCCTTCGTCATCAAGCGCAAGGGCACCTACTACTTCATGTGGTCGGAGAACGACACCCGCGACGAGAACTACCGCGTCGCCTACGCCACCGGGCCCTCCCCCACCGGCCCCTGGACCAAGCAGGGCGTGATCCTTTCCAAGGATCTCTCCCTGGGCATCAAGGGCACCGGCCACCACAGCGTCGTGCACGTCCCGAACACCGACGACTGGTACATCGCCTACCACCGCTTCGCCCTCCCCGGCGGCGACGGCACGCACCGCGAAACCACCATCGACAAAATGGAGTTCGACGCCGACGGTCTGATCAAGAAGGTCGTACCGACCCTGACCAGCATCGATCCGGTGACCGTCGTCCACGCGGGTCCGGACGTCACCGGCACCGAGGGCGACGCGATCCCGCTCGCCGGCACCGTCTCCGGGGCGGGCACACCCCGCTGGACTCCCGACGACGGCGCACCCTGCACGGTCGCGGACCCCGTCTCGGCCCGGACCACCCTCACCTGCACCGACAACGGCACCTACAAGATCACCCTGACCGGCGGCCGCAGCACCGACACCACCACGGTCACGGTCTCCAACGCCGCCCCGTCGATCACTTCGGCGACGGGCCCCGGCTCGCCGACTGCCGTAGGGAAACGGGTGGTTGTCAGCGCCGCCTTCACCGACCCGGGCACCTCGGACAGTCACACCTGCACGCTCGACTGGAAGGACGGCACCCGTCCGACGGCCGGCAGCATCACCGGCTCCGGAGACGGCTGCCGCGCCGAGCACACCTACGTCACGGCGGGCATCCACCGTCCGGTGATCACCGTCCGGGACGACGACGGCGGCAAGGACAGCAGGACGCTTGCCGAGCTGATCGTGTACGACCGTGACGCCGGCCCGGCGTCCGGTGCCGGCACGATCACCTCCCCTGCGGGCGCCTACCCGGCCGGGCCGGGGCTGACCGGCAAGGCGGCCTTCGCCTTCGACGCCCGGTACCGGAAGGGGGCCGCCAAGCCCACCGGACAGGCCACGTTCGTCTTCGGTGCCGCCCGGCTCACGTTCCGCTCCACCGGCTCCGACTGGCTCGTGGTCTCCGGCTCCCATGCCATCGAGCAGGGGTCGGGCACTGTCGACGGCAGGAACGGCTACGCGTTCCGTATCACCGCGACCGACGGCCCCGACACCTTGCGTATCAGGATCTGGAAGAAGTCCAACGGCGACGTGGTCTACGACAACCGGACGGGCGCCAAGGTCAAGGGCTCCGTCACCGTCGGAGACCACCGGCACTAGGGCGTCCTGGGGCGTGTTGTGAAAGTGCTGGTCACAGCTCCTCGTTGGGAACTGTGACCAGCATGGTTGTGGGCCGGCACGTGGCCGGTCAGTGCACCAGCAGGTCGATCACGCCCGTCAGGTCCTCCTCGCCGCTGCCCTCGGCCGGGCGGCGGCGCATCAGCTCGAAGTAGGGGCTGTCGAGTACTCACTGACCGAGGACGGCAAACGCCTCAACGACGCACTCCGGCCGCCGGCCGCCTGGGGTGGCGAGCGGCCGACCGGCCGAGGGCTGGAGGAGACGGCGGGCCAGAGTGTTGCGCGACGCGCCGGATGAGAGCGACGGCGACACGGCCGTTGATGACAGCGGACGTGAAGTGACCCCTGCGACCGGCGCAGGGGTTCCCGGTGTTC
Coding sequences:
- a CDS encoding NAD(P)/FAD-dependent oxidoreductase, which translates into the protein MTTATVVGAGPNGLAAAVALARAGVRVTVLEAADTIGGGTRSGEATVPGLLHDHCSAIHPMAVGSSFLNELGLDRHGLRWAWPDIDCVHPLDGGTAGVLHRSVARTAAGLGADGRVWRRLFQGPSAAYDTFGDDIMGPLLRLPRHPVRLARFGVPALAPASLLAKVFRTEEARGLWGGAAAHAFHPLERPFSASIGLGVVTAGHRYGWAVAVGGSRRITDALAALLLELGGKIETGVRVRTVAQLPRADVTVWDVAPRALADVLGDLLPVRIARAYRRYRHGPGAFKVDFAVEHGVPWRAEAARRAGTVHVGGTYAQIAAAERDIHAGRMPARPFVLVGQQYLADPSRSVGDVHPVWSYAHVPHGYTGDARSAVIAQIERFAPGFRDRIVATAVRTTRGFAEYNPNFVGGDIMTGATDFPQLVLGPRPTLQPYDTGVPGHYLCSAATPPGAGAHGMCGAHAAARALRHLRA
- a CDS encoding family 43 glycosylhydrolase gives rise to the protein MTHIARLRSRARSLAGHLAGLTAASMLLALAGPALPAQAAQSAEVSDVTDGLALWYKLDADSGTTVSDASGNGRTGTVNGTADWSASGQGLAFNGTDTYIKVPDDVMKGMDSITVSLDVRIDSTQTTPYFLYGFGNSSGGNGNGYLFSTGNSFRASAASGNWSTEQTTKPSDSHNLARSVWKHIAYTQTGTTGVLYEDGVEVGRNTSVSITPGAIGSGTTTADYIGRSVYSGDQLFKGRIRDFRVYDRALAGSEVEQLALPVDTQGVADDKAALTLGDTSAVTADLDLPKTGTAGGSSISWSSDNTDVVSDSGRVTRPAAGSPDGHATLTATLKKGTVTGTRTFEVTVLPDLDDTAATRQAADALTVHNLDDARGNLTLPADGAYGTSVTWSSADPDTVSADGVVHRPAHGEGATTIGLTATVTKGEASTTRVLTAKVPELPAKEALKGYMFSYFTGEGTADGEQLYSALSKGNDPLHWRELNDGKPVLTSTLGEKGLRDPFIIRSPEGDKFYQIATDLRIYGNGDWDAAQRTGSKSVMVWESTDLVHWTNQRLVKISPDSAGNTWAPEAFYDAKLGEYVVFWASKLYDNEAHSGDTYNRMMYATTRDFYTFSKPKVWIDRGYSVIDSTMIQHDGTYYRLSKDERNNTSSTPNSKFIFEEKSDSILNPSWTAVAEGIGKGTMSAAEGPLVFKSNTEEKWYAFLDEFGGRGYLPFETTDLDSGNWTPSTGYDLPAKPRHGTVLPVTQAEYDRLLRAYQPDQLVQSAENVKVKTRTGRAPVLPATVIAKYADGVERPVAVTWDDVPASAYAQAGTFTVTGHLPDGAAIPVQAEVTVSQEGGDIPAGLLLHYAFDETGGNIAVDSSGHGYHGTYVGTPGFGTGVDGGSFKMSGDSGSPYVKIPNGVLKNADSVTVSMYAKWKGGSGFQWLFGLGPDSDKYLFATPSNGGNSLYSAITKASWSAESKVTAGSQLTPGQWRHVTVTLDGATGTMVLYVDGVEAARTTTTIKPSDLYDANKDYSGYIGRSLYSADPYFGGEVDDFRIYDRALSASEVMELSGNTAGIAKATHPALKVDAIVDDADSKVTLPMKEGTDLTALAPEFTLAHGAAISPASGSVQDFTKPVAYEVTGSDGKKRTWTVSALVMKSPVLPGLNADPNIVRFGDTFYIYPTTDGFDGWSGTQFKAYSSTDLVHWKDHGVILDLGPDVSWADSRAWAPTIAEKDGKYYFYFCADANIGVAVSDSPTGPFKDALGHPLLKAGQFSGQMIDPAVFTDDDGQSYLYWGNGHAYVAPLNDDMTSLDTSKMKDITPSGYNEGSFVIKRKGTYYFMWSENDTRDENYRVAYATGPSPTGPWTKQGVILSKDLSLGIKGTGHHSVVHVPNTDDWYIAYHRFALPGGDGTHRETTIDKMEFDADGLIKKVVPTLTSIDPVTVVHAGPDVTGTEGDAIPLAGTVSGAGTPRWTPDDGAPCTVADPVSARTTLTCTDNGTYKITLTGGRSTDTTTVTVSNAAPSITSATGPGSPTAVGKRVVVSAAFTDPGTSDSHTCTLDWKDGTRPTAGSITGSGDGCRAEHTYVTAGIHRPVITVRDDDGGKDSRTLAELIVYDRDAGPASGAGTITSPAGAYPAGPGLTGKAAFAFDARYRKGAAKPTGQATFVFGAARLTFRSTGSDWLVVSGSHAIEQGSGTVDGRNGYAFRITATDGPDTLRIRIWKKSNGDVVYDNRTGAKVKGSVTVGDHRH